One stretch of Rhodospirillales bacterium DNA includes these proteins:
- a CDS encoding 5-oxoprolinase subunit PxpA encodes MAIDLNCDMGESFGVYTLGDDDAMLDIVTSANVACGFHAGDPLVMHRTITRALANGVAVGAHPSYLDLWGFGRRQIIGDTPEEIVQMMVYQIGAIQAVAAAAGHKVTYVKPHGALANRAAVDQDIANAIADAIRRIDPELVFMVMPGMATERAGETHDLRIVREVYADRTYDDNGNLTSRKKEGAVIHDPDAAADRVVRMLEEQAITTVSGAKLPAHIDTVCVHGDNPAAVAMARRIRAALEAGGATIAPFS; translated from the coding sequence ATCGCAATCGATCTCAACTGCGACATGGGCGAGAGCTTCGGCGTCTACACGCTCGGAGACGACGACGCCATGCTCGACATCGTCACCAGCGCCAACGTCGCCTGTGGCTTCCATGCGGGCGATCCCCTCGTCATGCACCGGACCATCACGCGGGCGCTAGCGAACGGCGTGGCGGTCGGCGCTCATCCCAGCTACCTCGATCTCTGGGGCTTCGGGCGGCGCCAGATCATCGGGGACACGCCCGAGGAGATCGTGCAGATGATGGTGTACCAGATCGGCGCCATCCAGGCGGTGGCCGCGGCGGCCGGCCACAAGGTGACTTACGTCAAGCCCCACGGCGCCCTCGCCAACCGTGCCGCCGTCGATCAGGATATCGCAAACGCCATCGCGGACGCCATCCGCCGGATTGATCCTGAACTGGTGTTCATGGTGATGCCCGGGATGGCCACCGAACGCGCCGGCGAGACCCATGACTTGCGGATCGTGCGCGAGGTGTATGCCGACCGCACCTACGACGACAACGGCAACCTGACCTCGCGCAAGAAAGAGGGCGCCGTGATCCACGACCCGGATGCCGCGGCTGATAGGGTAGTGCGCATGTTGGAGGAGCAGGCGATCACCACCGTGAGCGGCGCCAAGCTTCCGGCTCATATCGACACCGTATGCGTCCACGGCGACAACCCGGCGGCGGTCGCCATGGCCCGCCGCATCCGCGCCGCTCTGGAGGCCGGCGGCGCCACGATCGCTCCCTTCTCCTGA
- the pxpB gene encoding 5-oxoprolinase subunit PxpB, translating into MIKVQSSVQPRQRARFLPAGDAALVVELGESIDDVTNNRVLALDALLTGAGIAGVEETVPTYRSLLVAYDPGTVAFADLVRRLELLLDEPEDSVAAPAGRRWSLPVVYGGSFGEDLQFVANASDLSEEEVVRRHAEAEYRVYMIGFQPGFAYLGGLDPQLHLPRRADPRATVEAGSIAIGGSQSAVYSVACPSGWHLVGRSPVRVFDSRREQPFLLSAGDRVRFRPLPAEAWEPLARRADAGDVVAEELPE; encoded by the coding sequence ATGATTAAAGTTCAATCTTCTGTCCAGCCGCGGCAGCGCGCCCGCTTCCTGCCGGCCGGCGATGCGGCGCTCGTGGTGGAACTCGGGGAGTCGATCGACGACGTGACCAACAATCGCGTCCTCGCCCTCGATGCGCTCTTGACCGGTGCGGGCATCGCCGGCGTGGAGGAGACCGTCCCGACGTATCGCTCGCTCCTCGTAGCCTACGATCCCGGGACCGTTGCGTTTGCGGACTTGGTGCGCCGGTTGGAGCTTTTGCTCGATGAGCCGGAGGATTCGGTTGCCGCTCCGGCCGGGCGCCGGTGGAGCCTGCCGGTCGTCTATGGCGGCTCCTTTGGCGAAGATCTGCAGTTCGTCGCCAACGCCAGCGACCTCAGCGAGGAGGAGGTTGTTCGCCGCCACGCCGAGGCGGAGTACCGGGTCTATATGATCGGATTCCAGCCGGGGTTCGCCTATCTCGGCGGGCTCGATCCGCAGCTTCATCTGCCGCGCCGGGCGGATCCGCGCGCGACGGTGGAGGCGGGCAGCATTGCCATCGGCGGCTCGCAGTCGGCGGTCTACTCGGTGGCGTGCCCGAGCGGCTGGCACCTTGTGGGACGTTCGCCGGTTCGCGTGTTCGACTCACGCCGCGAGCAGCCGTTTCTCCTGTCCGCCGGCGACCGCGTGCGCTTCCGTCCGTTGCCGGCCGAAGCTTGGGAGCCGCTTGCACGCCGGGCCGATGCCGGGGACGTCGTTGCCGAGGAACTTCCGGAATGA
- a CDS encoding biotin-dependent carboxyltransferase family protein, producing the protein MNAALRVETPGPLSTLQDFGRRGWRRFGVPVSGAMDPVALSIANALVGNPPGAAAVELTLIGGSFVVEGAAVRIALAGGDFPMFIDGSPAAAACSHTWEAGQSVRIGSTRHGVRGYLAAAGGFAIEAMLDSRSTHVRSGLGGLHGGPLAAGDRLPLGEAELAVPDQWLPPEHMPHAFPKVRVVLGPQDDHFTTQAIARFQATDYTISPHSDRMGYRLSGPPLEHSRGFDIISDATVPGSIQVPGTGEPIVLMADAQTTGGYPKIATVISADLPALGQRRPGDHLRFEAVTLEAAVAARQALVRWLAALPRVLVPVGRGPNPERLLAANLIGGVTDGDAFL; encoded by the coding sequence ATGAACGCAGCCTTGCGCGTGGAGACGCCGGGCCCGCTGAGCACCCTTCAGGACTTCGGCCGTCGCGGCTGGCGGCGCTTCGGGGTTCCGGTGTCGGGAGCCATGGATCCCGTGGCGCTGAGCATCGCCAACGCGCTGGTGGGCAATCCGCCGGGCGCCGCCGCTGTGGAATTGACGTTGATCGGCGGCAGCTTCGTCGTAGAGGGAGCGGCGGTGCGGATCGCGTTGGCCGGCGGCGACTTCCCCATGTTCATCGACGGCAGCCCCGCTGCCGCCGCGTGCAGCCATACCTGGGAAGCGGGGCAGAGCGTTCGCATCGGCAGCACGCGGCACGGCGTGCGCGGCTATCTGGCGGCCGCCGGCGGGTTCGCAATCGAGGCGATGCTGGACAGCCGCTCCACCCATGTGCGTTCAGGCCTCGGCGGCCTTCACGGCGGACCGCTAGCTGCGGGTGACCGCTTGCCGCTGGGGGAGGCGGAGCTTGCCGTTCCGGACCAATGGCTGCCGCCGGAGCACATGCCTCACGCCTTTCCAAAGGTGCGGGTCGTTCTCGGCCCGCAGGACGACCACTTCACCACGCAGGCGATCGCACGTTTCCAGGCGACGGACTACACGATCTCGCCGCATTCCGACCGCATGGGCTATCGCCTTTCCGGCCCTCCGCTGGAGCACAGCCGGGGCTTCGACATCATCTCCGACGCCACCGTGCCGGGCAGCATCCAGGTTCCCGGCACTGGAGAGCCCATCGTCCTGATGGCCGACGCCCAGACCACGGGCGGCTATCCCAAGATCGCTACAGTCATCAGCGCGGACCTGCCGGCTCTCGGACAACGCCGCCCCGGCGACCATCTCCGTTTCGAAGCTGTGACGCTAGAGGCGGCGGTCGCGGCTCGCCAGGCGTTGGTCCGCTGGCTGGCGGCTCTGCCTCGAGTGCTGGTCCCGGTCGGGCGCGGCCCCAACCCGGAGCGTCTGCTCGCGGCCAACCTGATCGGCGGGGTAACCGACGGGGACGCCTTCCTTTAG
- the erpA gene encoding iron-sulfur cluster insertion protein ErpA, whose translation MAVGTNVIDQSGLQLSASAAGRIAVLTAMEGNPELKLRVSVSGGGCSGFQYGFSLDDQVNADDRVFERDGVAAVIDEVSLGLLQGSEIDFVEDLIGSYFAIRNPNASSTCGCGSSFSV comes from the coding sequence ATGGCCGTGGGAACCAACGTCATCGACCAGTCCGGCTTGCAGTTGTCCGCGAGCGCCGCCGGCCGAATCGCCGTGCTGACCGCCATGGAGGGCAATCCGGAGCTGAAACTGCGGGTGTCGGTCTCCGGCGGCGGATGCTCCGGCTTCCAGTACGGGTTCAGCCTCGATGACCAGGTGAACGCTGACGACCGGGTGTTCGAGCGGGACGGGGTCGCTGCCGTCATCGACGAGGTTTCCCTCGGTCTCCTGCAGGGCTCGGAGATCGATTTCGTCGAGGACCTGATCGGCTCCTACTTCGCCATCAGGAACCCGAACGCGTCGTCCACCTGCGGCTGCGGCTCGTCGTTCTCCGTCTGA
- a CDS encoding deoxyguanosinetriphosphate triphosphohydrolase — MNQDHTLAPFACRAADSRGRRHPEPESASRTCYQRDRDRIIHSAAFRRLEYKTQVFVNHEGDFFRTRLTHSLEVSQIARSVCRSLGLNEDLAEALALAHDLGHPPFGHAGEDALKEMMEPFGGFDHNAQSLRVVTHLEARYADFDGLNLTWETLEGLVKHNGPLVGAHASRPLPQAIAEYVAGYDLELDTYAGAEAQVASLADDIAYNNHDIDDGLRAGLFSIDDLGVVPLVGPVLSEVRARYPVLEPTRLIHEAVRRLIGLMIADLIGETRRRLEELAPRSPADIRGHSRPIAGFSAAMEDNDRALKAFLFKHMYRHYKLNRMTSKAKRAVRELFRLLVEEPGCLPTDWQRTAGRASTPQTARVVCDYVAGMTDRYALDEHRRLLDVQSRSS, encoded by the coding sequence ATGAATCAGGACCACACCCTGGCGCCGTTTGCGTGTCGCGCCGCCGACAGCCGCGGGCGTCGGCACCCGGAGCCGGAGAGCGCCAGCCGCACCTGCTATCAGCGGGACCGCGACCGTATCATCCATTCGGCGGCGTTCCGGCGGCTAGAATACAAGACCCAGGTGTTCGTCAACCACGAAGGCGACTTCTTCCGCACCCGCCTCACCCACAGCCTCGAGGTGTCGCAGATCGCCCGCTCCGTCTGCCGCAGCCTCGGCCTCAACGAAGACCTGGCGGAGGCCCTCGCGCTCGCCCACGATCTCGGTCATCCACCGTTCGGCCACGCCGGCGAGGACGCCTTGAAGGAAATGATGGAGCCGTTCGGCGGTTTCGACCACAACGCCCAGAGCCTTCGGGTGGTGACACACCTGGAGGCGCGCTATGCCGACTTCGACGGCCTCAACCTGACCTGGGAAACGCTGGAAGGCCTCGTCAAGCATAACGGCCCGCTGGTCGGCGCTCATGCCAGCCGCCCGCTGCCACAAGCGATCGCCGAGTACGTCGCCGGCTATGATCTGGAACTCGACACCTATGCGGGCGCCGAGGCCCAGGTTGCGTCTCTCGCCGATGATATCGCCTACAACAACCACGACATCGACGACGGCCTGCGCGCCGGCCTGTTCAGCATCGACGATCTGGGCGTGGTGCCGCTGGTCGGACCGGTTCTCTCGGAGGTGCGGGCGCGGTATCCGGTGCTGGAGCCGACTCGCCTGATCCACGAAGCGGTGCGCCGGCTGATCGGGTTGATGATCGCCGACCTCATCGGCGAGACGCGCCGGCGCCTCGAAGAACTGGCGCCGCGCTCGCCCGCCGACATCCGCGGCCACAGCCGCCCGATCGCCGGCTTTTCCGCGGCAATGGAGGACAACGACCGCGCCCTCAAGGCGTTTCTGTTCAAGCACATGTACCGCCACTACAAGCTCAACCGCATGACCAGCAAGGCCAAGCGGGCGGTCCGCGAGTTGTTCCGGCTGCTGGTCGAGGAGCCGGGCTGTCTGCCCACCGACTGGCAGCGAACGGCGGGCCGGGCGTCGACGCCGCAGACGGCGCGGGTGGTCTGCGATTACGTGGCCGGCATGACCGACCGCTACGCCCTCGACGAGCACCGTAGGCTGCTCGATGTCCAGTCGAGGAGCTCATGA
- a CDS encoding arginine--tRNA ligase yields MNLFQFFADAVSDAVAALAGDGVLPDGLDTARVAVEPPRDAGHGDVTTNAAMVLAKSARMKPRELAAALAGRLAAMESVADVEVAGPGFINLRLAHPFWHERLRDILKAGSAYGDSTSGAGTAVNIEFVSANPTGPLHVGHGRGAVVGDVLAALLEKAGYRVTREYYVNDAGAQVDALARSLHFRYREALGEDAGAFPEGLYPGDYLVPVAEDMVRRDGDRWRNAEAGDWLPAFRDVAAERMLALISDDLALLGVRFDVMTSERRLVADGKVEAALATLAEMGLLYEGVLEPPKGMLPDDWEPRPQTLFRATLFGDDVDRPLKKSDGSWTYFATDIAYHLDKYRRGFASMIDVWGADHGGYVKRMRAAVKAISDGHADLDVKLCQMVNLLDGGQPVKMSKRAGSFITMREVVERVGRDVFRFVMLTRKNDAQLDFDFEAVVEQSRENPVFYVQYAHARCRSVLRHAAGELGAGAVTDAALAATALERLTDQAELDLIRQLAAWPRLVETAAAAHEPHRVAFFLQEVAASFHVLWTKGKDDARLRFITPSDVPMTLARLALVRAVQAVLASGLEVFGVEPVEELR; encoded by the coding sequence ATGAACCTCTTTCAGTTTTTCGCTGATGCCGTGAGCGACGCGGTGGCGGCGCTGGCGGGCGACGGGGTGCTGCCGGACGGCCTTGACACCGCCCGCGTCGCGGTCGAGCCGCCGCGCGACGCCGGCCATGGCGACGTCACCACCAATGCCGCCATGGTGCTCGCCAAGTCGGCGCGAATGAAGCCTCGGGAGCTCGCCGCCGCACTCGCCGGGCGGCTGGCGGCGATGGAGTCGGTTGCCGACGTGGAGGTCGCCGGTCCGGGCTTCATCAACCTGCGCCTGGCGCATCCCTTCTGGCATGAACGGTTGCGGGACATTTTGAAGGCTGGCTCGGCTTACGGAGATTCGACCAGCGGCGCCGGAACCGCGGTCAACATCGAGTTCGTGTCCGCCAATCCCACCGGGCCGCTCCATGTCGGTCATGGCCGCGGCGCCGTGGTCGGCGACGTGTTGGCGGCGCTGCTGGAAAAGGCCGGCTACCGCGTCACCCGCGAGTACTACGTCAACGATGCCGGCGCGCAGGTGGACGCGCTGGCGCGCTCGCTGCATTTCCGCTATCGCGAAGCGTTGGGCGAGGATGCCGGGGCGTTTCCGGAAGGTCTGTACCCCGGCGACTATCTGGTCCCGGTCGCCGAGGACATGGTTCGCCGCGACGGCGACCGCTGGCGCAATGCGGAGGCGGGCGACTGGCTGCCGGCATTCCGCGATGTCGCCGCAGAGCGCATGCTGGCCCTGATCTCGGACGATCTGGCGCTGCTCGGGGTGCGCTTCGACGTGATGACCTCGGAGCGGCGCTTGGTCGCCGACGGCAAGGTGGAGGCCGCGCTGGCGACGCTTGCGGAGATGGGCCTGCTATACGAAGGCGTGCTGGAGCCGCCGAAGGGCATGCTCCCCGACGACTGGGAGCCGCGGCCGCAGACGCTGTTCCGGGCGACGCTCTTCGGAGACGACGTGGACCGGCCGCTCAAGAAGTCCGACGGGTCGTGGACATATTTCGCCACCGACATCGCCTACCACCTCGACAAATACCGCCGCGGCTTCGCGTCGATGATCGACGTGTGGGGGGCCGATCACGGCGGGTATGTCAAGCGGATGCGGGCGGCGGTCAAGGCGATCAGCGACGGCCACGCCGATCTCGACGTCAAGCTTTGCCAGATGGTCAATCTGCTCGACGGCGGACAGCCCGTGAAGATGTCGAAGCGGGCAGGGTCTTTCATCACCATGCGGGAGGTTGTCGAGCGGGTCGGCCGCGACGTTTTCCGCTTCGTCATGCTGACTCGCAAGAACGACGCGCAACTGGACTTCGATTTCGAGGCGGTGGTGGAGCAGTCGCGGGAAAATCCGGTGTTCTACGTCCAGTACGCTCACGCGCGCTGCCGCTCGGTTCTCCGTCATGCCGCCGGAGAACTGGGCGCCGGCGCCGTCACCGACGCCGCCCTGGCGGCGACGGCGCTCGAGCGGCTGACGGATCAGGCGGAACTCGATCTCATCCGCCAGTTGGCGGCGTGGCCGCGCCTGGTGGAGACGGCGGCGGCGGCGCACGAGCCGCATCGTGTCGCCTTTTTCCTGCAGGAAGTTGCCGCGTCGTTTCATGTGCTGTGGACGAAGGGCAAGGACGACGCCCGACTTCGTTTCATCACGCCGTCGGACGTACCGATGACGCTCGCCCGTCTGGCGCTGGTCCGCGCCGTTCAGGCGGTTCTCGCGTCCGGTCTCGAGGTCTTTGGCGTAGAACCCGTTGAGGAGTTACGGTGA
- a CDS encoding SPOR domain-containing protein: protein MAERKPIHFSPRQPPFPDPNELAVESQPQSRRGRGSWVIAALLVIALVFAWWGWNGEDEQVAGVEPEVIRADPEPVKVKPDEPGGMTVEDRDKLVYRRLAGEEEPDTVERLLPPTEEPIAPPQPQLHVESDQPPPPPAWLAEDSERVNGQASQPDDAAPAGPADPSTSGNGNAAATGVGTAAPTSRPARDDQRAESAAGSAAPADSAQPSDAGRAPEVSTAAVSAPPASTRGGVYQIQLAAVSSEERAESAWAGYKAKHGDLLGDLGSQVVRADLGDKGVFYRLRAGPILGENNARALCNRLSGRGVGCMVVRPGG from the coding sequence ATGGCTGAACGCAAACCCATCCATTTCAGTCCCCGGCAACCGCCGTTTCCGGATCCGAACGAACTTGCGGTGGAGAGCCAGCCGCAGAGCCGCCGCGGCCGCGGCTCATGGGTGATCGCAGCGCTGCTCGTCATCGCCCTTGTCTTCGCGTGGTGGGGCTGGAACGGCGAGGACGAACAGGTCGCCGGGGTCGAGCCGGAGGTGATTCGCGCCGATCCAGAGCCCGTCAAGGTGAAGCCCGACGAGCCGGGCGGAATGACCGTCGAGGATCGCGACAAGCTGGTCTACCGCCGCCTGGCGGGGGAGGAGGAGCCCGATACCGTCGAGCGCCTGCTGCCGCCGACCGAGGAGCCAATTGCGCCGCCTCAGCCGCAGCTTCATGTCGAAAGCGATCAGCCGCCGCCGCCGCCGGCGTGGCTGGCCGAGGACAGCGAGCGCGTGAACGGGCAGGCGTCGCAGCCCGACGATGCCGCCCCGGCCGGACCCGCCGATCCGTCGACGTCAGGGAACGGAAACGCTGCGGCTACCGGAGTGGGCACCGCCGCTCCCACGTCTCGGCCTGCCCGCGACGATCAGCGTGCTGAATCGGCGGCGGGATCGGCGGCCCCCGCGGACTCCGCCCAACCATCCGATGCCGGCCGCGCGCCAGAGGTGAGCACCGCCGCCGTCTCCGCTCCGCCGGCGTCGACGCGCGGTGGGGTCTACCAGATACAGTTGGCGGCGGTGAGCTCCGAGGAACGGGCGGAGAGCGCTTGGGCAGGCTATAAAGCCAAGCACGGTGATCTGCTCGGCGACCTGGGATCACAGGTGGTGCGCGCCGATCTCGGCGACAAAGGCGTGTTCTACCGGCTGCGCGCCGGTCCCATTCTCGGCGAGAACAACGCGCGGGCGCTGTGCAACAGGCTGTCGGGCCGCGGCGTCGGATGCATGGTCGTGCGCCCCGGTGGCTAG
- the nagZ gene encoding beta-N-acetylhexosaminidase, whose protein sequence is MARERGAPPRAVIFGVAGAELTDSERRFLAEWDPLGLILFARNCAAPDAVRALVDDFRAAVGRADAPVLIDQEGGRVARLKPPHWRSAPAPAVFARFAAADVARACEACTLNARLVAAELAALGITVDTLPILDIPQPGADPVIGDRAAGDTPELAARLGRSTCEGLLAEGVLPVIKHIPGHGRAAVDSHRALPIVDASRDELERVDFAPFRRLADMPWAMTAHVVYTAIDCEAPATTSRTVIGDIIRGAIGFDGLLLSDDLCMAALAGPPAARAEAAVAAGCDVVLHCNGDLDEMHAVAAVAPLLSDAALTRLARGERARLECRDKRPADSVAARLEALMQGQPVAWKRGSNA, encoded by the coding sequence GTGGCTAGGGAGCGGGGCGCGCCGCCGCGGGCAGTCATCTTCGGCGTCGCCGGCGCCGAGCTTACAGATAGCGAGCGGCGGTTTCTGGCCGAGTGGGATCCGCTCGGCCTCATCCTGTTCGCCCGCAATTGCGCTGCACCTGACGCCGTCCGCGCCCTCGTCGACGACTTCCGCGCCGCCGTCGGACGCGCCGACGCGCCCGTGCTCATCGACCAGGAAGGCGGGCGGGTGGCGCGCCTCAAGCCGCCGCACTGGCGGAGTGCGCCGGCGCCGGCCGTATTCGCGCGTTTTGCCGCTGCCGACGTGGCGCGCGCCTGCGAGGCGTGCACGCTCAATGCCAGGCTTGTGGCGGCGGAGCTTGCGGCGCTGGGCATCACCGTCGATACCCTGCCGATCCTCGACATCCCGCAGCCCGGCGCCGACCCGGTCATCGGCGACCGCGCCGCCGGCGACACGCCGGAACTGGCCGCGCGCCTTGGCCGCAGCACCTGCGAAGGGCTGCTGGCGGAGGGCGTGCTGCCCGTGATCAAGCACATCCCCGGTCATGGACGCGCCGCTGTCGACAGCCATCGGGCGCTGCCCATCGTCGACGCCAGCCGGGACGAACTGGAAAGAGTCGACTTCGCGCCGTTCCGCCGCCTAGCCGACATGCCGTGGGCGATGACCGCGCACGTGGTCTACACCGCCATTGATTGCGAGGCGCCGGCGACTACATCTCGAACGGTCATTGGCGACATCATCCGCGGCGCCATCGGCTTCGACGGCCTGTTGCTGAGCGACGACCTGTGCATGGCGGCGCTCGCCGGACCTCCGGCGGCGCGGGCCGAAGCGGCGGTCGCCGCCGGATGCGACGTGGTTCTTCACTGCAACGGCGATCTCGATGAGATGCACGCCGTCGCCGCGGTCGCGCCGCTTCTGTCGGACGCGGCGCTGACCCGTCTCGCTCGGGGAGAGCGAGCGCGGCTTGAATGCCGAGACAAGCGACCGGCGGACAGCGTCGCCGCCCGGCTGGAGGCATTGATGCAAGGCCAGCCGGTGGCGTGGAAACGAGGATCGAACGCGTGA
- a CDS encoding site-2 protease family protein: protein MNFDIDTILFTLSVWVIPVLLAITFHEAAHGWVAHRRGDDTAFRLGRVTFNPLRHIDPFGTVLLPALLFIGSGGRMLFGFAKPVPVNFANLHQPRRDMVLVAAAGPGINIVMAIVAAAAIHLVPLLSGDLAEWVAYNLRNAVWINVLLAVFNMLPVPPLDGGRVAVGLLPPALAVRWAALERYGIFIVLGGIFLVPWLGAQVGLRLDVFGWLVLLPASLLAQGIFTLVNIA from the coding sequence GTGAATTTCGACATTGACACCATCCTGTTCACGCTGTCGGTCTGGGTCATCCCGGTGCTGTTGGCGATCACCTTCCACGAAGCTGCGCACGGCTGGGTAGCGCATCGTCGGGGCGACGACACCGCGTTCCGCCTGGGGCGAGTCACCTTCAACCCGCTCCGCCACATCGATCCGTTCGGCACGGTGCTGCTGCCGGCGCTGTTGTTCATCGGCTCGGGCGGGCGGATGCTGTTCGGCTTCGCCAAGCCGGTGCCGGTCAACTTCGCCAACCTGCACCAGCCGCGCCGCGACATGGTGTTGGTCGCCGCCGCAGGTCCCGGCATCAACATCGTTATGGCCATCGTCGCGGCAGCGGCTATCCACCTGGTGCCGCTGTTGTCCGGCGACCTTGCCGAGTGGGTGGCCTACAACCTTCGCAACGCCGTCTGGATCAACGTGTTGCTCGCGGTGTTCAACATGCTGCCGGTGCCGCCGCTGGACGGCGGCCGCGTCGCCGTGGGCCTGTTGCCGCCGGCGCTGGCGGTGCGGTGGGCGGCCCTCGAGCGTTACGGCATTTTCATCGTGCTCGGCGGCATTTTCCTGGTGCCGTGGCTGGGCGCCCAAGTCGGGCTCAGGCTCGACGTGTTCGGCTGGCTGGTGCTCCTGCCGGCTTCGCTGCTGGCGCAAGGAATCTTCACTCTGGTCAACATCGCATGA
- a CDS encoding segregation/condensation protein A: MTGAADAPGDREAAPAGPQFVVDIDGYEGPVDVLLTLARAQKVDLRQVSILQLADQYLAFVAAVRSASLELAAEYLVMAAWLAYLKSRLLLPEPPGDEEPTGEEMAAALAFQLQRLEAVRDAGARLMARPRLGRDVFARGQPEPVAATTTTVVVVTLYDLLKAYGEHVRRRQPQVLAVEPSEVYSVKDALAWLTRALGRSPGWENLWNFLPPQTAEELRGGRLRLTGRSALAATFAASLELARQGRVRLRQAGAFGPIYINGAPDGDGAADGPPTGDGTVVRP; encoded by the coding sequence ATGACGGGCGCAGCGGACGCGCCGGGCGACCGCGAGGCGGCGCCGGCCGGCCCACAGTTCGTCGTCGATATCGACGGCTACGAGGGGCCGGTCGACGTGCTGTTGACGCTGGCGCGCGCCCAGAAGGTCGACCTCAGGCAGGTGTCGATTTTGCAGCTTGCCGATCAGTACCTGGCGTTCGTCGCCGCGGTGCGCAGCGCCAGCCTTGAACTGGCGGCCGAGTATCTGGTGATGGCGGCGTGGCTCGCCTACCTGAAGTCGCGCCTGTTGCTGCCCGAGCCGCCCGGCGACGAGGAACCGACCGGCGAGGAAATGGCCGCCGCCCTGGCGTTCCAGCTCCAGCGCCTCGAAGCGGTGCGGGACGCGGGCGCCCGGTTGATGGCCCGACCGCGCCTCGGCCGCGACGTGTTCGCTCGCGGCCAGCCGGAGCCGGTGGCGGCGACCACCACCACCGTCGTCGTGGTCACCCTCTACGATCTGCTCAAGGCCTACGGCGAGCATGTGCGGCGCCGACAGCCGCAGGTGCTGGCGGTCGAACCGTCCGAGGTGTATTCGGTCAAGGATGCGCTGGCATGGCTGACACGCGCCCTCGGCCGCTCGCCCGGCTGGGAGAACTTGTGGAACTTCCTGCCGCCGCAAACCGCGGAGGAGTTGCGCGGCGGCCGTCTCCGCCTCACCGGGCGCTCTGCCCTGGCGGCAACGTTCGCCGCCAGCCTCGAACTGGCGCGGCAGGGGCGGGTGCGGCTGCGTCAGGCCGGCGCGTTCGGGCCGATCTACATCAACGGCGCGCCGGACGGAGACGGTGCTGCGGATGGCCCTCCGACCGGTGACGGGACGGTGGTGCGGCCGTGA
- the scpB gene encoding SMC-Scp complex subunit ScpB, whose protein sequence is MVDPLHLRLVEALLFASAEPVGERQLAEALPDGVALRPLLNVLQQHYRERGVNLVGVGNSWAFRTAPDLGPLLGHHRTVERKLSRAALESLAIIAYHQPVTRAEIEEIRGVKIGKGTIDVLLEEGWIRPGHRRQTPGRPVTWGTTERFLDHFGLAGLDELPGVEELKAAGLLDTRPAIQAYGASPDSGSTDDDETDSE, encoded by the coding sequence ATGGTCGATCCCCTGCATTTGAGGCTGGTGGAGGCGCTGCTGTTCGCGTCCGCCGAGCCGGTCGGCGAGCGGCAATTGGCCGAAGCGCTGCCGGACGGCGTGGCTCTCCGGCCGCTGTTGAACGTCTTGCAGCAGCACTACCGGGAGCGGGGCGTCAATCTGGTCGGCGTCGGCAACTCCTGGGCGTTCCGCACCGCGCCCGACCTCGGGCCGTTGCTCGGTCACCATCGCACGGTGGAGCGCAAATTGTCGCGCGCCGCGCTCGAGTCCCTCGCCATCATCGCCTATCACCAGCCCGTCACCCGCGCCGAGATCGAGGAGATCCGCGGCGTGAAGATCGGCAAGGGCACCATCGACGTGTTGCTTGAGGAGGGCTGGATCCGGCCCGGCCACCGGCGCCAGACGCCCGGCCGGCCCGTCACGTGGGGCACCACCGAGCGCTTTCTCGACCATTTCGGGCTGGCGGGGCTCGATGAACTGCCTGGCGTCGAGGAGTTGAAGGCCGCCGGGCTGCTGGACACGCGCCCCGCCATCCAGGCCTACGGCGCCAGCCCCGATTCCGGATCAACCGACGACGACGAGACCGACAGCGAATAA
- a CDS encoding twin-arginine translocase TatA/TatE family subunit, producing MGSFSIWHWLIVLVVVLILFGGKGKISQIMGDVGKGLKSFKKSIKDDDEPADRRSVDEPRALNSGAEDVAGPMPDRDRVAKS from the coding sequence ATGGGCAGTTTCAGCATTTGGCACTGGCTGATCGTCCTCGTCGTTGTCCTTATCCTGTTCGGCGGCAAGGGCAAGATTTCCCAGATCATGGGCGACGTCGGCAAGGGCTTGAAGTCGTTCAAGAAAAGCATCAAGGACGACGACGAACCTGCGGATCGTCGATCGGTGGACGAGCCGCGGGCGCTGAACTCCGGCGCGGAGGATGTCGCCGGACCGATGCCCGACCGCGACCGGGTAGCGAAGTCCTGA